A genomic window from Chthoniobacterales bacterium includes:
- the allB gene encoding allantoinase AllB codes for MMDLVIRNGSVLTDGAFAAVDVGVENGVICEIAPSISSGGREEIDAGGRLVLPGVVDAHVHFNEPGRTEWEGFATGSRSLAAGGGTAFVDMPLNAAPPTIDRESFELKRAAGEASSVLDFALWGGLIPENLDRLEELAACGVVGFKAFMIDSGIADFPGVDAGVLREGMKVAAKLGLPVAVHAEDSAIVAQMTAEVMAAGRRDVRAFLDSRPVASEVEAVRVALDLAGETGCALHVVHLSSSPAVALVAEARAAGRDVTCEVCPHHLLLDERAMFLHGAIAKCAPPLRDGATREGLWQDVRAGRVDCIGSDHSPAPPDMKQGDDMFAVWGGIMGCQHGFLLLLDQCGADLATVWDLVSARPATRFGLGDRKGRIAIGCDADVILVERTEPRRITTEDLLYRHRTSPYVGLEIASRVARSLLRGRDVSPGGQSLPPGGGRFLPRIL; via the coding sequence ATGATGGATCTGGTCATTCGCAATGGAAGTGTGCTCACCGACGGAGCTTTCGCTGCGGTCGACGTGGGCGTTGAGAACGGCGTCATTTGCGAGATCGCGCCCTCGATTTCTTCCGGGGGGCGCGAGGAGATCGACGCCGGCGGCCGGCTGGTGCTGCCAGGCGTCGTGGATGCCCACGTGCATTTCAACGAGCCGGGCCGCACCGAGTGGGAGGGATTTGCGACCGGCTCACGCTCGCTCGCGGCGGGTGGGGGAACGGCGTTCGTCGACATGCCGCTCAACGCCGCGCCGCCGACGATCGACCGCGAGTCGTTCGAACTGAAGCGGGCTGCCGGCGAGGCGTCGTCCGTGCTGGATTTCGCGCTGTGGGGCGGATTGATCCCGGAAAACCTCGATCGACTCGAGGAACTTGCGGCCTGTGGCGTCGTGGGCTTCAAGGCCTTCATGATCGACAGCGGCATTGCGGATTTTCCGGGTGTGGATGCCGGCGTTCTGCGCGAGGGAATGAAGGTGGCGGCGAAGCTCGGGCTGCCCGTTGCCGTGCATGCCGAGGACTCGGCAATCGTTGCGCAGATGACCGCGGAAGTGATGGCGGCCGGCCGTCGGGATGTGAGGGCCTTTCTCGATTCGCGCCCGGTGGCCTCGGAGGTCGAGGCGGTGCGCGTGGCCCTCGATCTCGCGGGCGAGACCGGCTGTGCGCTGCATGTGGTCCATTTGAGTTCGTCACCGGCGGTGGCTCTCGTCGCCGAGGCGCGCGCCGCGGGACGCGATGTCACCTGCGAAGTATGCCCGCACCATCTGCTGCTCGACGAGCGGGCGATGTTCCTTCACGGCGCCATTGCGAAGTGCGCGCCGCCTCTGCGCGACGGAGCGACGCGCGAGGGCCTGTGGCAGGACGTGCGGGCTGGACGCGTAGATTGCATCGGCTCCGACCATTCGCCCGCGCCACCCGACATGAAACAGGGCGACGACATGTTCGCCGTCTGGGGCGGCATCATGGGGTGCCAGCACGGGTTTCTTCTGCTGCTCGATCAATGCGGCGCCGATCTGGCGACCGTGTGGGACCTCGTTTCGGCCCGGCCGGCGACGCGCTTTGGACTTGGCGACCGAAAAGGACGCATCGCCATCGGTTGTGACGCGGACGTGATTCTTGTCGAGCGGACGGAGCCGCGGCGGATCACCACCGAAGACCTGCTCTACCGCCACCGCACTTCGCCCTATGTCGGCCTTGAAATTGCCAGCCGCGTGGCGCGATCCTTGCTGCGAGGAAGGGACGTTTCCCCCGGCGGCCAGAGCCTGCCCCCTGGCGGCGGACGTTTTTTACCTCGAATTCTATGA
- a CDS encoding M20 family metallo-hydrolase encodes MSDPRIDAWLDELATITDEPPGLTRTFLSPALERAKDVLAGWMTAAGLTVHEDEAGNLIGRYDCGDPAAGTLVCGSHLDSVRNAGRFDGPMGVVVGLLAVERAVAAGPRVHLEVAAFSDEEGVRFQTTYLGSRAYTGRLGAMERGCADRNGITVAEAMAAHVPRFPAPPPRRLLGYVEAHIEQGPVLEAENLALGVVTAIAGQTRARVTLTGRAGHAGTTPMTLRRDALAGAAECVLLIEEMGRAAGGLVATVGQLEIPAAASNVIPGEVWFTIDIRDADDATRQRFSRELFAEIETRMARRDLAVRIEIPLEAPAARCSPRLCEALAKIVERHQPRCPRLVSGAGHDAVALAEVTEAAMLFVRCRGGLSHHPDEFAATADIALAVDVLSEFLRNFSA; translated from the coding sequence ATGAGCGATCCGCGTATCGACGCCTGGCTCGACGAACTGGCCACGATCACCGACGAACCGCCCGGGCTCACCCGCACGTTCCTGTCTCCGGCGCTCGAGCGCGCAAAGGACGTCCTCGCCGGCTGGATGACGGCCGCCGGCCTCACGGTTCACGAGGATGAGGCGGGGAACCTGATCGGACGCTACGACTGCGGCGATCCTGCCGCGGGCACGCTGGTCTGCGGATCGCACCTCGATAGCGTCCGCAATGCGGGGCGCTTCGACGGACCGATGGGCGTGGTCGTGGGCCTCCTCGCGGTGGAGCGCGCCGTGGCCGCCGGGCCGCGCGTGCATCTCGAGGTGGCGGCCTTCTCCGACGAGGAGGGTGTGCGCTTCCAGACGACCTATCTCGGCAGCCGAGCCTACACCGGTCGCCTCGGCGCAATGGAGCGCGGCTGCGCGGATCGGAACGGCATCACCGTCGCCGAGGCGATGGCGGCGCACGTTCCGCGTTTTCCGGCTCCGCCGCCCCGCCGGTTGCTCGGTTACGTCGAAGCGCACATCGAGCAGGGGCCGGTGCTCGAGGCGGAGAATCTCGCGCTTGGGGTGGTCACGGCGATTGCCGGCCAGACGCGCGCGCGGGTCACGCTCACCGGTCGCGCGGGTCACGCGGGCACCACGCCGATGACTCTGCGCCGCGATGCGCTCGCCGGGGCGGCGGAATGCGTGCTGCTCATCGAGGAGATGGGGCGAGCCGCCGGCGGACTGGTGGCCACGGTCGGGCAGTTGGAAATCCCGGCCGCGGCGAGCAACGTGATCCCGGGCGAGGTGTGGTTCACGATCGACATTCGCGACGCGGACGATGCGACGCGGCAGCGCTTTTCCCGGGAGCTGTTTGCGGAGATCGAGACGCGGATGGCGCGGCGCGACCTCGCGGTGCGCATCGAGATTCCGCTCGAGGCGCCGGCGGCAAGATGTTCTCCGCGACTCTGCGAGGCGCTCGCGAAGATCGTGGAGCGGCATCAGCCGCGCTGCCCGCGGTTGGTCAGCGGCGCCGGTCACGATGCGGTTGCTCTGGCCGAGGTGACGGAGGCTGCGATGCTTTTCGTGCGCTGTCGCGGGGGCCTCAGCCATCATCCGGATGAATTCGCCGCGACGGCGGACATCGCGTTGGCCGTGGACGTGCTTTCCGAGTTCCTGAGAAATTTTTCGGCATGA
- the uraD gene encoding 2-oxo-4-hydroxy-4-carboxy-5-ureidoimidazoline decarboxylase, with the protein MTVAELNEASEDDFCAALDGIWEHSPWIVKAAAAARPFADVESLDAAMWAAVEAAGRDDQLALLRAHPDLAGKLVLAGGLTRESASEQASAGLDRLTKSEFKAFNAWNERYRQRFGFPFILCVRGNNKNAIRAAFRQRLSQPLAVEFATALAEVRKIADLRLRDRITA; encoded by the coding sequence ATGACGGTGGCGGAGTTGAATGAGGCATCGGAAGACGATTTTTGCGCCGCCCTCGACGGCATCTGGGAGCATTCTCCCTGGATCGTGAAAGCGGCGGCCGCGGCGCGGCCTTTTGCGGATGTGGAGTCCCTCGACGCGGCCATGTGGGCTGCGGTCGAAGCCGCGGGGCGGGACGACCAGCTGGCGCTCCTGCGGGCGCATCCGGACCTTGCGGGAAAACTGGTGCTGGCTGGCGGGCTCACCCGCGAATCGGCCAGCGAGCAGGCTTCCGCCGGGCTGGATCGGCTCACCAAAAGCGAGTTCAAGGCGTTCAATGCCTGGAACGAACGCTACCGGCAGCGCTTTGGCTTCCCCTTCATCCTGTGCGTGCGTGGGAACAACAAAAATGCCATTCGCGCAGCTTTCCGCCAGCGTTTGAGTCAACCGCTCGCCGTGGAATTCGCCACGGCCCTCGCGGAAGTGCGGAAGATCGCTGATCTGCGCCTGCGTGATCGGATTACGGCATGA
- a CDS encoding M20 family metallo-hydrolase — translation MSVAADVLQGEIDALAAITSDPPPAVTRVLFSPEDLAARAWLREKLIAAGLTIHEDAVGNIFARWIGTEPELPSVATGSHTDAIPNAGRFDGVVGVLGALEAVRTLQREGFQPRRSIEIVMFTAEEPTRFALGCLGSRLLAGALDAETVATLRDPEGRSLEDLRLAAGCSGALESVRLAPGHFHAFLELHIEQGPLLEREGFDIGAVEKIAAPAAFRVHIEGEGGHAGAVLMPGRRDASLAAAELALAVEKAALESGSADTVGTTGVFRIEPGAINSVPARAMLEIDLRDTGLATRDRAETAIRAAAEAIAARRRVAIRIDVINSDAPATCDPGLVATVAAAADARSYSVSRMISRAYHDSLFMARICPTVMIFIPCRNGWSHRPDEFSSTEATAKGVRVLADSLRTIAA, via the coding sequence ATGAGCGTCGCTGCCGACGTGCTCCAGGGCGAGATCGACGCGCTCGCCGCCATCACCTCCGATCCGCCGCCCGCGGTCACCCGCGTGCTCTTTTCGCCGGAGGACCTCGCGGCCCGCGCGTGGCTGCGGGAGAAGCTCATCGCCGCCGGCCTCACGATTCACGAGGACGCGGTCGGCAACATCTTCGCGCGCTGGATCGGCACCGAACCGGAGTTGCCCTCCGTGGCCACGGGCTCGCACACGGACGCGATTCCCAATGCCGGGCGATTCGACGGCGTCGTCGGCGTGCTCGGGGCGCTGGAGGCGGTGCGCACGCTTCAGCGCGAAGGATTTCAGCCCCGGCGCTCGATCGAGATCGTGATGTTCACGGCGGAGGAGCCCACGCGTTTTGCTCTCGGTTGCCTCGGCAGTCGCTTGCTCGCCGGCGCCCTCGACGCGGAGACCGTCGCCACGCTTCGCGATCCCGAGGGGCGATCGCTGGAGGACCTCCGACTCGCCGCCGGATGCTCGGGCGCGCTCGAATCCGTGCGGCTCGCGCCTGGACATTTCCATGCGTTTCTGGAGCTGCACATCGAGCAGGGGCCGCTGCTCGAGCGCGAGGGATTTGATATCGGCGCCGTGGAGAAGATCGCCGCGCCGGCCGCGTTCCGCGTGCACATCGAGGGCGAGGGCGGTCATGCCGGGGCGGTGCTCATGCCCGGCCGCCGCGACGCCTCGCTGGCCGCGGCGGAACTCGCGCTCGCCGTCGAGAAGGCCGCGCTGGAGTCGGGAAGCGCGGACACCGTGGGCACGACGGGCGTCTTTCGCATCGAGCCAGGCGCGATCAACAGCGTGCCGGCGCGGGCGATGCTCGAGATCGATTTGCGCGACACCGGCCTCGCCACGCGCGACCGCGCCGAGACGGCCATCCGGGCCGCCGCGGAGGCCATCGCCGCCCGGCGCCGGGTGGCGATCAGGATCGACGTCATCAATTCCGACGCGCCCGCGACCTGCGATCCCGGGCTTGTCGCCACGGTCGCCGCGGCGGCGGATGCCCGCAGCTATAGCGTTTCCCGGATGATCAGCCGGGCGTATCACGATTCGCTTTTCATGGCCCGCATCTGTCCGACGGTCATGATCTTCATCCCGTGCCGGAACGGATGGAGCCACCGCCCGGACGAATTCTCGAGCACGGAGGCCACCGCGAAGGGCGTGCGCGTGCTCGCCGATTCCCTGCGAACGATCGCCGCGTAA
- a CDS encoding alkaline phosphatase gives MSKKLRNRFIALFCLLAFVGAGFLFYTNWVVQRPFAIILFIGDGLTTGMLAPARIYNDGAQSRLELERLPHLALLTTYANDFAVPDAAAAASALATGRKVNNRVLSLDAAGKPLTSIVDLAQKSGRSIGLVSNASLTDATLAAFYAKTADPLDHQSIADQLAAADFDLLLGGGSDDFLPESKEGRRTDGRDVMLAFRKRGYDIVTNRTELLEIPAWRAPRVFGVFQHGNLEFADVSDRDGSQPSLADLVRQAISRLQYNPKGYLLVVDAGLIAKAAHSNEGERMMREIVELDRAVGAALQYAGDKALIIVTGKQSVGGFRMNGYPFKNDRGMSVIGINPQTLPFITWSTGPGGAVPKDAASPDQPEKPAEPSAVRTSAAIGVAEDVIAISTGPGSEKLQGFKDNTDVFRTISDNL, from the coding sequence ATGTCCAAAAAACTGCGCAACCGCTTTATCGCGCTCTTCTGCCTGCTCGCCTTCGTCGGAGCGGGCTTTCTCTTTTACACGAACTGGGTCGTCCAGCGGCCGTTCGCGATCATCCTTTTCATCGGTGACGGACTCACCACCGGCATGCTCGCACCGGCCCGGATTTACAACGATGGCGCGCAGAGCCGCCTCGAACTCGAGCGCCTGCCGCACCTCGCGCTTCTGACGACCTACGCGAACGATTTTGCCGTTCCCGATGCCGCCGCCGCCGCCAGCGCCCTGGCCACCGGCCGCAAGGTGAACAATCGCGTGCTCTCGCTCGACGCGGCGGGCAAGCCGCTCACGTCCATCGTCGATCTCGCGCAGAAAAGCGGGCGTTCCATTGGCCTCGTCTCGAACGCCTCGCTCACCGATGCCACGCTCGCGGCCTTCTACGCGAAGACCGCCGACCCGCTCGATCATCAGTCCATCGCCGACCAGCTCGCCGCCGCGGATTTCGATCTGCTGCTCGGCGGCGGCTCCGACGATTTTCTTCCCGAGTCCAAGGAAGGCCGCCGCACCGATGGCCGCGATGTGATGCTCGCGTTTCGCAAGCGTGGCTACGACATCGTGACCAATCGCACCGAGCTGCTCGAGATTCCCGCCTGGCGCGCGCCGCGCGTGTTCGGCGTCTTCCAGCACGGCAACCTCGAGTTCGCCGACGTTTCCGACCGCGATGGCTCGCAGCCCTCGCTCGCCGACCTCGTGCGGCAGGCGATCTCGCGTCTGCAATACAATCCCAAGGGCTACCTTCTGGTCGTCGACGCCGGACTGATCGCCAAGGCCGCCCACAGCAACGAAGGCGAACGCATGATGCGCGAGATCGTCGAGCTCGATCGGGCGGTCGGGGCCGCCCTCCAATACGCGGGAGACAAGGCGCTCATCATCGTCACCGGCAAGCAATCCGTCGGCGGCTTCCGCATGAACGGCTACCCCTTCAAGAACGATCGCGGGATGTCCGTGATCGGCATCAATCCCCAGACGCTTCCGTTCATCACGTGGTCCACCGGCCCCGGCGGCGCCGTGCCGAAAGACGCCGCCTCGCCCGATCAGCCTGAAAAGCCCGCCGAGCCCTCGGCCGTGCGGACCTCCGCCGCCATCGGCGTCGCCGAGGACGTCATCGCCATCAGCACCGGGCCGGGATCCGAGAAACTTCAGGGCTTCAAGGACAACACCGACGTCTTCCGGACGATCTCGGACAACCTCTAG
- the pucL gene encoding urate oxidase, with product MATLGTNRYGKQKVRVLRKSVEENGRQSVVEISADALLEGAFERSFLSEDNTQIVATDTVKNTIIALAHQHLGPGIEDFALVLGRHFLARHAHVDVVHIELRERRWERMTIAGRPAPHSFHASPLGEPFTRLTISRVSQELESGIRGLLVLNSTNSAFVNFDHTEFTTLQDATDRILSTVIETSWKFGAEAGDFSAANARVLTALLEIFARNFSPSVQRTLFEMGEAALAAAPEIDEISIRMPNKHYFTANLSSFGMENPNITFTPQDEPHGQIEAVVRR from the coding sequence ATGGCTACCCTGGGAACCAACCGATACGGCAAGCAGAAGGTTCGCGTGCTGCGCAAGAGCGTCGAGGAAAACGGCCGGCAATCCGTCGTGGAAATTTCCGCCGACGCCCTGCTCGAGGGCGCTTTCGAGCGCTCCTTCCTCAGCGAAGACAACACGCAGATCGTCGCCACCGACACGGTCAAAAATACGATCATCGCTCTCGCCCACCAGCACCTCGGCCCCGGCATCGAGGATTTCGCCCTCGTCCTCGGCCGCCATTTTCTCGCCCGCCACGCTCATGTGGACGTCGTGCATATCGAACTCCGCGAACGCCGCTGGGAGCGCATGACGATTGCCGGCCGGCCCGCACCGCATTCCTTCCACGCCTCTCCGCTCGGTGAGCCCTTCACCCGCCTCACGATCTCCCGCGTCAGCCAGGAGCTGGAATCCGGCATCCGCGGCCTGCTCGTGCTGAATTCCACGAACTCCGCCTTCGTGAACTTCGACCATACGGAATTCACCACTCTGCAGGACGCGACCGACCGCATCCTTTCGACGGTCATCGAGACGAGCTGGAAATTTGGCGCCGAGGCCGGCGACTTCTCCGCGGCCAACGCGCGAGTGCTCACCGCGCTGCTCGAAATCTTCGCCAGAAATTTCAGCCCATCCGTCCAGCGCACCCTTTTCGAGATGGGTGAGGCCGCTCTCGCCGCCGCGCCGGAGATCGACGAGATCTCGATCAGGATGCCGAACAAGCACTACTTCACGGCGAATCTCTCCTCCTTTGGCATGGAGAATCCGAACATCACGTTCACACCGCAGGACGAGCCGCACGGCCAGATCGAGGCCGTCGTCCGGCGCTAG
- the allE gene encoding (S)-ureidoglycine aminohydrolase produces MMAFGETRTRIGSRHALIAPDGLVPSTLPGVSGAVANVIISPAMGANLTQLLLTFSPGGRAEFAEAGIETCLYVMSGKCTASAGGTSQVLTEGGYVFVPAGTPLVLAKPGKGTRVTVFQKRFVPLAGVAAPEVCFGNAAEVEGLPFLGDPDARLKTLLPDGPAFDMAVNLFTYQPGARLPFVETHIMEHGLIMLTGEGVYRLEDAWYPVAAGDAIWMAPYCPQWFVAMGKSPASYLYYKDVNRSPMP; encoded by the coding sequence ATGATGGCTTTTGGCGAGACCCGCACCCGGATTGGTAGCAGACATGCCCTGATCGCACCCGACGGGCTGGTGCCGAGCACGCTGCCGGGGGTTTCCGGTGCCGTGGCGAACGTGATCATTTCTCCGGCAATGGGGGCGAACCTCACCCAGTTGCTGCTGACGTTTTCGCCGGGCGGCCGGGCGGAATTTGCCGAGGCCGGGATCGAGACGTGTCTCTACGTGATGAGCGGAAAATGCACCGCCAGCGCCGGCGGGACCTCCCAGGTGCTCACGGAAGGCGGCTACGTCTTCGTCCCGGCGGGCACTCCGCTGGTTCTCGCGAAGCCCGGCAAAGGCACGCGGGTGACCGTTTTTCAAAAGCGCTTTGTTCCGCTCGCGGGCGTGGCCGCGCCGGAGGTCTGCTTTGGAAATGCCGCGGAAGTCGAGGGACTGCCGTTCCTTGGCGACCCCGATGCCCGATTGAAAACCCTGCTGCCGGATGGGCCGGCCTTCGACATGGCGGTGAATCTTTTCACTTACCAGCCCGGCGCGCGGTTGCCATTCGTCGAGACGCACATCATGGAGCACGGCCTCATCATGCTCACGGGCGAGGGGGTTTACCGGCTCGAGGATGCCTGGTATCCGGTGGCCGCCGGCGACGCCATCTGGATGGCGCCCTATTGCCCGCAATGGTTCGTCGCGATGGGCAAATCACCCGCAAGCTACCTCTACTACAAGGACGTCAATCGCTCCCCGATGCCATGA
- the uraH gene encoding hydroxyisourate hydrolase, protein MSARLSTHVLDLVRGGPAPGMRIDLVDDTGAIVKTAMTNADGRTEAPMLGPDEMREGVFELRFHVAAYFGVAEGFLEIVPVRFRITDAAQSYHVPLLCTPWSYSTYRGS, encoded by the coding sequence ATGAGTGCAAGGCTGAGCACTCACGTCCTCGATCTCGTGCGCGGCGGTCCGGCACCGGGCATGCGCATCGACCTGGTCGACGACACCGGTGCGATCGTCAAAACGGCGATGACGAACGCGGATGGCCGCACGGAGGCGCCGATGCTGGGACCGGACGAAATGCGGGAGGGAGTCTTCGAGCTGCGTTTTCATGTCGCCGCGTATTTCGGGGTCGCCGAGGGCTTTCTCGAGATCGTGCCGGTGCGTTTTCGCATTACGGACGCGGCGCAGTCCTACCATGTCCCGCTGCTCTGCACGCCGTGGAGTTACAGCACGTATCGCGGAAGTTGA